The genomic window TTTATTCTATCAACTCGACATTTTTCAGCTGCTATAATTCCTTCTACTTTTGAAACAGCAACTTCTAGAGTATCATTAACTACTGCATAGTTATATTTTGAAACATAGTTTATTTCTTTATATGCAGACTTAAATCTTCGCATTAATGATTCTTCTGTTTCACTTCCTCTTTTTATTATTCTTTGTTTTAACTCTTCCATTGATGGAGGAAGTACAAATATAAATACACCTTCACTAAAGTTTTCTTTTACTTTTAATGCTCCTTGAATATCTATTTCTAATATAACATCTTTACCTTCTTCAAGCATCTTTTCAACATTTGATTTTGGTGTACCATAACAATTACCATATACTTCAGCATACTCTAAAAAATCATTTTCTTCTACTCTTTTTAAAAAGTTTTCTCTAGTTAAGAAATAATAGTTTACACCATCAATTTCTCCCTCTCTTGGATTTCTTGTTGTTGCTGACACTGAAAGGTATAAGTTATCATTGTTTTTTAGTAATTCTTTACAAATAGTGCCTTTACCTGCTCCAGATGGACCTGAAATAACAATTAAAACTCCCCTATTTTTTTTATGCATTATTCATCAACCTCATCTACAGCTTCGTCTTTAGCTACAAGTCTGTGTGCTACAGTTTCTGGTTGAACAGCTGATAATATAACATGATCACTGTCTGTTATTATAACAGCTCTTGTTCTTCTACCATATGTTGCATCTATTAACATCCCTCTATCTCTAGCTTCTTGGATTATTCTTTTTATAGGTGCTGACTCTGGACTTACTATAGCAACTAATCTATTTGCTGAAACTATGTTTCCAAATCCAATGTTAATTAACTTAATTCCCATGGCTTTCCTCCTAATTATTCAATATTTTGTCCTTGTTCTCTAATCTTTTCGATTAAATTTTTTATGTTAATGACTAAATTAGTCATATCCATATCACTTGATTTTGAAGCTATTGTATTTGCTTCTCTGTTCATTTCTTGAATTATAAAGTCAAGTTTTCTTCCTATTGTTCCTTCTTCTTCAAATGTTTTTCTCATTTGATTCAAATGACTATAAAGTCTTGTAATTTCTTCATCTACACAAGCTTTATCCGAAAATATAGCTATTTCTTGAGCTATTCTACTTTCATCTATTTCTAACCCTTGAGTTAATTCTTTTAATCTATTTTCTAATTTTTTTCTATATGCTTTTGGAACTGTTTCAGATATTTCTTCAATTTTCTTAACTAGTAACTCTATATCATTTACTTTGTTTAATATATCTTCTTTTAGTTTTTCTCCTTCAATGGATCTCATCTTATCCATCATTAAAAGTGATTCCTTTATAAGAGGTTTGATAGTAGTAGCTATTTCCTCAATTGAATCCTCTTCTTCTACTACTGTTATTATATCTTGGAATCTTGCTAATTGACTTATGGTTATATCATTTTTTATTCCAAAAGTACTTTCTAATTCTTTTAAGGAATTTAAATAACTTTCTGCAAGCTTTAAATTCACCTTTGCTACTCCGTCACCCTTTGAATAACTTTTTTGATTAATGAAAATATCTACTTTCCCTCTTGAAAGTGTTTCACTAACTATTTTTCTAATATCTTCTTCTAAAGCAATTATACTTTTAGGCATTCTAACATTTATATCTAAATATCTACTATTTACACTTTTCATTTCTATTGAAAATAAATGTTTGCTTCCCTCACTACTACTTGCTCTTCCGAAGCTAGTCATACTTTTAACCATATCTTCCTCCAAGGTTTTACTTTTTCTTTTACTATATATCATATATTAATTTACATCAACTACTAATGTCAATGGTTTGTTAACAAAATATTAACATTTAAATTCAGCCTATTACAAA from Clostridium septicum includes these protein-coding regions:
- the remA gene encoding extracellular matrix/biofilm regulator RemA; this translates as MGIKLINIGFGNIVSANRLVAIVSPESAPIKRIIQEARDRGMLIDATYGRRTRAVIITDSDHVILSAVQPETVAHRLVAKDEAVDEVDE
- a CDS encoding YicC/YloC family endoribonuclease, whose translation is MVKSMTSFGRASSSEGSKHLFSIEMKSVNSRYLDINVRMPKSIIALEEDIRKIVSETLSRGKVDIFINQKSYSKGDGVAKVNLKLAESYLNSLKELESTFGIKNDITISQLARFQDIITVVEEEDSIEEIATTIKPLIKESLLMMDKMRSIEGEKLKEDILNKVNDIELLVKKIEEISETVPKAYRKKLENRLKELTQGLEIDESRIAQEIAIFSDKACVDEEITRLYSHLNQMRKTFEEEGTIGRKLDFIIQEMNREANTIASKSSDMDMTNLVINIKNLIEKIREQGQNIE
- the gmk gene encoding guanylate kinase, yielding MHKKNRGVLIVISGPSGAGKGTICKELLKNNDNLYLSVSATTRNPREGEIDGVNYYFLTRENFLKRVEENDFLEYAEVYGNCYGTPKSNVEKMLEEGKDVILEIDIQGALKVKENFSEGVFIFVLPPSMEELKQRIIKRGSETEESLMRRFKSAYKEINYVSKYNYAVVNDTLEVAVSKVEGIIAAEKCRVDRIKDNTILDSKEGLIHEQLYD